One genomic segment of Helianthus annuus cultivar XRQ/B chromosome 14, HanXRQr2.0-SUNRISE, whole genome shotgun sequence includes these proteins:
- the LOC110908401 gene encoding leucine-rich repeat-containing protein 40 codes for MKALTSEQVLQERKTTDPNAVTSVTFTHRALSDVSCLGEFKKLERLDLTFNNLSSLEGLKPCVNLKWLSVKQNKLRSLKGIEGCVCLTVLNAGSNMIQSMDDVSSLVRLRALILNDNEITSICRLDQMKELNTLVLSKNPITKIGESLSKVKSITKLSLSNCKIQGIDSSIKSCTELRELRLSHNEIRTLPSELTRNTKIQNLDLGNNLIMRWSDLKLLSSLVNLKNLNLAGNPVAEKDTVAKKIKKLVPGLQIFNSKPIDKVMKNVTVDADDNRLVDARDDDKKKGQEMKEHKPNVTTKERDEENTIVTDPVLEKKSKRKSRDLKDRPVMVTEEEGIKKSKKVKHEEETVRIDATENNENRNDKRVDDDNDGRLVGKKKKKVKSKASGSSAVQLLSPEAQIGLGGESAWDV; via the exons ATGAAAGCGTTAACCTCCGAACAGGTTTTGCAAGAGAGGAAAACCACTGATCCTAACGCCGTTACATCTGTTACATTCACACACAGAGCTCTGTCCGAT gttTCGTGTTTGGGTGAATTCAAGAAGTTGGAGAGACTGGACCTTACATTCAACAATTTATCCTCTCTCGAG GGGTTGAAGCCATGTGTAAATTTGAAGTGGTTATCAGTTAAGCAGAACAAGCTCCGAAGCTTAAAAGGCATCGAGGGATGTGTTTGTCTAACG GTATTAAATGCTGGAAGCAATATGATCCAATCAATGGATGACGTCAGCAGTCTTGTGAGGCTACGTGCACTAATCTTGAATG ACAATGAGATCACGTCAATTTGCAGGCTTGATCAGATGAAAGAATTAAATACCCTAG TTCTTTCAAAGAATCCAATCACTAAAATCGGTGAAAGTCTGAGCAAGGTTAAATCAATCACAAAA CTGTCTCTTTCAAACTGTAAAATCCAAGGCATCGATTCTTCAATCAAATCCTGTACGGAGTTAAGAGAACTAAGGCTTTCTCATAATGAGATTCGG ACTCTTCCAAGTGAGTTGACTCGaaatacaaaaatccaaaatcTGGATTTGGGAAACAACTTGATTATGAGGTGGTCAGATCTTAAG TTACTTTCTTCGTTGGTAAATCTAAAAAATCTCAACCTAGCTGGGAACCCTGTTGCTGAGAAAGATACAGTAGCAAAAAAG ATAAAGAAGCTGGTGCCGGGCTTGCAGATATTCAACTCAAAACCAATCGATAAAGTCATGAAGAATGTGACGGTTGATGCAGATGATAATCGTTTGGTTGATGCTCGGGATGATGATAAGAAAAAGGGACAGGAAATGAAGGAACATAAACCGAATGTAACAACAAAAGAACGCGATGAGGAGAATACCATTGTCACGGATCCTGTTTTAGAGAAGAAATCAAAACGCAAATCGAGAGACTTAAAGGACCGACCCGTCATGGTCACAGAGGAGGAAGGGATTAAaaagtcaaagaaagtcaaacaCGAAGAAGAAACGGTGCGTATTGATGCCACAGAAAACAATGAAAATAGAAATGATAAAAGAGTTGACGACGACAATGATGGTCGTCTTGtgggaaagaaaaagaagaaagttaagAGCAAAGCTAGTGGTTCTTCTGCTGTACAGTTACTGAGCCCAGAGGCTCAAATCGGGTTAGGTGGCGAGTCAGCATGGGATGTTTGA